The genomic interval TGCTAGCCTGTAAAGGTTGTTGTCCCTGGTACGCCGCCTGCGTTAACGGTGCCCCCTGCACACTCGCCCTATTCGTTTGCCCTTGCAACAACGCGGCTTGGAGCGGTTCGGCTTGCGCTGCAACGTTTTGTGTCTGCGACTGTACCGCCCCACGATTTGGAACGGGCATAACGTTCGCTGGTTGCACCACCAGGAGCGAATCTTGTTGGCGCGGTGCGATGCGCGACGGTCGCATGGCGTTCATCTCCCGAGTGTTCCCGAGCGGAGCGTACACGGGCAAACGCTTGGCTTGTCGCGGTGCGGCGTCCCCCAGAGCATCACCCACGACCTCCACAACTTCCGCTAGGCTTTCACTGACCTGTGCGCGTGTCGGCAGCCGCATGTTGCGTCTTTGTTTCGTTGTCCGCGACGAGGTGAGCGGTTGCTGTGATTGCTGTTTGGACGTCCACAAGACGGCAAGGCCGCTCCAGAGCACCAGGACAACGACGGGACTCAGGAGCACGGCGCGCATCGCGATCCTGACGACTTTGTCCGCTTTGTTCGGTCGGGGTCGCGGCAAAGGAAGCTCGGACACGTAGGTGGGAGCGGCAAACAGGTCGTTTTCACCCCTTCTCCGTAGTGGCGTGTGCGAGGAACCCCCGCCGTGGTACGGCGGTGTCCGGGAAGCGTTGGCGAACGGAATCGACATGAAAAGAAACAAAGGATAGTTTCCTAATGTAAGCCGTCGAAGCCTGGGAGATAAAGAGTAGATTGCAAGAGCTCGAACGACACAAAGTGTACTACCATAGAGGTTGCTTTCCGTCTGGATTTGATTCGAGAACACTCTATACCGTGTTTCTGCACCGCTCCCTCGTTGGATGAGGGTTGCGCGACGGGAAGGAAATCACCCCCCAACGATGCATGCGTTGTACGCAGCGTGGTTGCGGCTATCCTCCTCATTTACTGTCAGCCGGAATTGCGATCCTGTCTTGTCCAATTGTCCGTTCCAACTTACATTCTGATTAAGTACTCTTCCTTTGAAACTATATACGTTAAAAGTATCtgaatatatatataaatTAATTTTGCTGAACCTTCTCACTTACTTACAGAGAGGTATTGCTCGAAAACTTACTTCGGCACGATCCACATGGCAGACTGTCGACGGTCGTACGACCAGAAGTAAAATTCGGGTTCTCCACATTTCCGGGTATTGTTAGGACCGTTGTGGGCCAATTTTTGCTCCTTTTGAATTTTGAAATGTTTTGTGAGACGACCGTTTCGTGCCCATTTCTAGCGTTGGGACTTTACTTTCCAATCGCACCGACTGACAAGTCCAATGCAGCCAATCGAACACACAGTTAAAGCCCACGTGTCCCTTCAGCGGACTCTGAAAGCTGGAGAAGCATGTCGACGATGAGAAACGCAGCTTTGAGGAATGTCGCTAGCCACAGGCGTGGCCGGCATCGGCGGTTCATCGCAGTCGCTGTGGTAGTCGCGATTGCCACATTTGCGTCGACCGTGCCCGTGTGTGGCGCCTGGAAAAGAGGAGACGTTGACGTCGGTAGACCAACGGCATCGCTCGGGCCAACGCGAGAAATGTACCGGACAGTGCCCATGGACCGTGCTTTGCAGCAACTCGAAACGAAACCCAACGGGGATTCTTCTTTGCGATCGTTGCGGAGTGGCAAAGGTGACGCAGTGAATATTTTTAGCCGGGGCAAGGGGGGAAAGGGGGGCAAGGGATCAAGCAGTAAACGCAGTTCGAAAAcatcgaaaagcaaaaagtcaGAGTCCCCCTCCGCCGCTCCGACTATCTCTTTCGCTCCAACGGCAGAACCATCCCAACGACCCTCTCCGTCCCCTACTGTCAGTTCGGCACCAAGCGATGTACCGACGAGAGCTCCATCGACGACTCCGTCCGTTGGACCCTCAGCATCTCCTTCGGCGTTGCCTTCCGAGAAACCATCGGTATCACCATCTGGGCAGCCGTCTCAATCTCCTTCTGAAGCCCCAAGCGAATCGCCGTCACAATCTCCTTCTGAGGTGCCATCGGCACGACCGTCAAGCTCACCCTCAATCAGTGTGGCCCCGTCGGTTTCTCCCACGGGCGCTCCTTCGCCTGCTCCAACAATTTCGGCCGCACCCAGTACAGTCCCCAGTTCTGGACCGACATGTTTGAGTAGCAAAAAGAGCAGCAGTGTGAGCAAGAAAAGTAGCTCTAGtgggaaaggaaaaggcaaggGCGGGGAATGCTCAAGCAAGAAGAGCGCTAGTGGTAAAAGTGGAAAAGGCAGTACGAAAACGACAATTTTTTCGAGGGCTTGActtccgattgatggtcgGTATAGCAAAGCTTTACGGCAACGCAGCAAACTCTTTTTTGCCTGTCATGCTGCTACTGAGATACTCTATAAAAATAGACTTGCTTACCTTACATTTCTGGACCGCGCCCATCCTCGTGCTCACAAATAGTATCCGATACCGATTCTTCTGTAACTCCTCTTGGTAGATGGGAGCAGGTTAATTGCGCTACCACCATGACAAAGGAGAGGCCAGCCGCCCCACAAACTATACCGTAGAAGTTTGCCAGTATATCTTTGGTATCGGCATTGCAGGGGCAAAGGCCGATGCCCATTTTGTCCGCAACTTCTTTCGCAAGCCCAAGAATAAACGCGCATAGACTACTTGAGAAGACCATGCCTATGAATGGCTTCCACAGAATTGGAAGTTCCCCGCGCTGCAGTGGAAGTCGTAGAGTGCGCCGTCCGCACACGGCCACATGAAGTCCAAAAAAGAGCCAGACCAGAGCTAGGCTCACGAGCAAATGTTTCCTCTTATCGGATTCCATCCATTGTAAATTTCGCGAATGCGCACGAGAGAGTATAATATGCTTTCCTTAAGGATTTCAAGGGTACTGttagtgactgtgagcattTCGTTTTGACGCAATGTTGGATCCGTAGTCGATCACATCGCGAAACCCGCCTTCATAGGCATATCATTCGATGTGCACAATACGTGGCTTGGGTGACAACCCTAGCTAGCATCTCTTTCTGAGGTGTCTACAGTCGGACATTTGTCTAACTGTCAACCCTTGCTTCCTAAATCCGTGTCAGCATGGCTCTATCAGATAAGATAGCCCAACAAGATATCTAATTTGAGGCAAAATGACTACACAAAATTAGACCCCTCAGTGTCAAAACGTCGTTTGCGCTACATTAGATAGTCGTTACGTCCTTCTCTGTTAAAACCATGAAGCTGGGAAATGCCCTATCGTCTAGCTTTCATCTTTCACAACTTCTTAAATCTGAAGAAAAGCAAACGCTTACGGTAGAAATGGAGCATGAAGTAAAGATGCTGTTATAAAAAATGTTAACGCTCGAGAAAGGATGAGAAAGACAACAATTTACATCGCCGAACGATACCACCTCGCAAATCCGAGCCGCTTCGCTGTATGCTCTCGTCTTCGATTGGTGACAACGATTGTCACACTTTTTGTTTACCTACTTTCCCGTCGGACTCTGCTTGTGTACGACGTATGGGCCACTTTTTCAACAACACATGAGGCAGAACTTTTCTTGCCTGCGATGGCTCCCGCCACATCGCGCAATCCCGACAGCGAGAAACGCAATCAAAGCCAAATTGAAATCTTGCTGGACAGTTCAAACCTGACGGTGCAGGAAATGTCAATTGATATCAACGCAAATGGAAAGCTCATCAAATTCGCCCCGTCCTCCTCGAAACAATTCGGCGTACCACCGCAAGATGCCTTTTCTGCTTGTCTCCTTGTCATGGACGAAAATTTCCGGCTTTCCGAATGGATTGCGTATCACTTTTTCACTCTACCGCTACGAACGCTTGTGGTATTGGTAGATCCAAGGAGCCGTACCTCACCAAAACTTATTCTTGATCAATGGAGAGAGTACATGGATATTGTTGAGTGGACAGATGGAGACATTCTATTTAATTACAATTCTAGCCTGCTGAAAGGGACGACGCGAGAAAAGACGAAATTGCATCGCACGCGACAGAAACTGTTTTACGGTAGCTGCACGAGGTATCTTAAAGCCACAAATCGATCGTGGACCACCTATTTTGACGTGGATGAGTATTTAGCGATCAACGAAGCTGACACGTTTGATAGTTCTGAGCGGATTGGTCAGTCAGGAAGCATCATCCGCCTCTTGCGGGAAACAAAGGCGAAACCACGTGAACGACTATATCATGGACCCTGTATAACTCTCCCGCGTCGATATTTTTCGGGGTCTAAGGAAAGCACTGTTGATATGGTATTTAACCGTGTTCCAGATTTTCTAAACGCCAGTCGATTCGAAACGTTACGTTGGAGATATCGTAGTGACAATACAGTTACTGAAAACGGCGCATCCAAGGCAATCATGGATGTCTCGCAAATTGCTTGGAAAGAACTGAGGCGCCAAAGGCTAGAAGTTCACCGGCCAATCAAGTCCTGCCCTCCCAATCACGTCCGAAGTGGACCTTTCTCTATCCACCACTATCTAGGGACTTGGGAAGCCTATTCACACCGAAACGATGCCAGGGACGGCCATCACCGTAACCGTACACAATGGGAGCTTCGCTCCGATCAAACGAGCGGTGGGTCCACAGATCAAATTCGTCCGTGGATTGCAGGCTTTGTCCAGCAAGTCGGAAAGCAACGTGCTGCAtatcttttggaagacgTTGGAATTTATCAAGATAGAGTCTCCGATGACGGCAATGTGAAATAACGCGCAACAATTTGTAAAAGGCGTTCACTTGAACGTCGGCAAAAGCGCCTGAAGCGCATCTTAAGGCTAGTAGAGATCAAAGTGTTCCATGAAGGAACGTAAATTACTTGCGTAACTGTGAGTCAAGGGTTATTTTCGGTTTCGTTTTCAAGAGAACTGAGACGTGCTTCACGgattcatcgtcgttttATCTTCCGAATCGTATGCAAATGCTTTGCATAGCAACAAACACTGATGTTGGTTGAGTTCGTGATTACATTACGCAATATTCTGGGAAAGGCGCTGCTGGCGGCGTAGAAGAAAGCATTGACAGACTAAAGATACGGTAGGCGAAACCTAAGGTTAAAACGTAATTGCATACATAACTCACTTGTTTATATTTACAAAAGTATTTTCTATTTTCACCCAGGATTTGCGTTTATTGTCACGCCTTGTAATCTGAATTTGATAACCCAAATGAAATTTATGTTAGCAAAGCGTGTGTGGATCCCTAGCTCGAAGGCACAGAGAACCGTAGTTTTCAAGGAACTCGGAAAACTAACAGAAAGAGGAAAATATATAATATAagagactgactgtgaggcagTCAAACTGTAAATCTTCGCAAAAAGTAAAGAATGATTTCACGGGAATCGGCTTGAAAGCGAGTCACGGACGCGTACAAATCATTTTGCGTCCACACGTCGGCGCCGTACCGTCACTGCACGGCAAAAGACGTGCAGATCCAGGACGCGAAGGCAAGTCACAGTCTCGTTTTGTTCCAACAAGGCGCAATCAACTGTAACGTGCATCACCGAGAACAAAGAAGCCACCAGGATTATCGTGTCTACATTAGTAGTTTTCCATTGACGTCGCTGTCTCGAGCTTCGTTCACCATTTTCATCATGTTTGCACTCCTAGCGAAAGGCATCACGAGAAGGAGTCTCCCCCGGGCAGCTACGTTTGCTCTATCCGGTACGAATATGACACGATCCTTTACCGCAACCCAGACTGTGGCGATGCCATTGGCTGAATTTCGTGACACGGTATCTCGTCAAAAGCGTACAGATGAGTCAGTCGGACGCTCTTGGAGCGCAACCGAGTTACGGCGCAAGAACTACGAGGATTTGCACAAACTGTGGTAGGTTTTGTGAATATATTTGACAAATGGAGTGTGTTGTTGGCTTGGCTTGATTCTGCGTGGAGCGCTTGCATGTTGTAGCCTCAAGGGATGAAAGCTGACTTTATAATGTTGTTTCGACTTGACAGGTTTGTGTTGTACAAAGAACGAAACATGCTCTTGACAGAGCAACAGCTAAGTCGGCGCAAAGGCATCATGTTTCCGCAACCAGAACGCATGAGGAAGGTCCGCAAGTCAATGGGAGCGATCAAGCACGTTCTGGGTGAACGCAAACGAGAGATGTTGGCTAGGCTGGCGAGAGAAAAATTGGAATTTAAAAATAAAATGGATGAAGATGCTGTAGAGGAGCAAGCTTGAACAGTGAATTTATGTGCTGATCAAAATTTGACGAGAACCAATATAAAGGAATAGTTTTTGCCATCGCACTACCGGTTTGAGTTTGCTATCTCTGCAGAATAACATACATGAGATTTTCGTATTCAAGTATTTATATGGTGTTGCAGTGGACGTCAGTAGATGACGCGCTGTAACGCACTTGATCGTTGGTACCCATCGAAAACTGTAATCGCATCCCAAGAAACGTAGTCGTCAACGCATTTGTTCAAAGTAACGTCGGAAACAAACGAAGCGGCTCCAGACAAAACGGAGCTCGCTTTGATAAGAAACGACCGATGCGTAAGCTTTCTTATCTGACGTTGAAAGGCATCGTTGCCATCTTCGCCAATAAACAAATGAAAAGGGACGGCAATCAAATGCTTCCTAAGCGACTGCAGCAACCTCGGGGAAATGTGCAGGGCAGCCATgcgttcttcttctgcaTCACAATATTCAATGTATTGCAATAAAACATCGCCACGTGTCGGACGCTTCTTCGAGTTCATGATATCCTGATCTTCTGCAGCACTCGCCCATAGAGTGTCAGCTGCCGCAAACGAGCATGGATGATTAATCGCTGCTCGTCCAACCATTGCACCAACGACGTTGTTTACTCCAGAACCATGTCGTCCCCCTCGAACAACCTGAGAAACTTCGTCGAGGCTTTTTACCCCACCATTCGTCACGAACTCAACCGAAGGAAAGTCTTCTGCCAACTGATTGACAATACTGGGCCTCAAAGGCGGTACATTTCTATTTTGGATGGTGGCTTGCCGTGCTCGCTTTTTCGCGGACACTTGCATCCGTTTGTGGTCTACTTTGCCCAACGGTTGGGATGCATCGTGAATCGGTGAAGCATTTCCTGGAACCCACAGTTGCTGTTGACTATCGTTCGCATCTTTACTCGGAGTAAAATCTCCCAAAAGACCGTAACGTGCATGGACGTGGCATTTAGCGACTGCGCCAGTCAAGGCGATTGCATTCACAAATTGACGACACGACCGGTACGCTTCTGCGTCGTCTTTAGATCGATCAGCTGAAGCATCAAACGTTGCTGCGTCTCGCACGCCCAACCGATGTTTCACTGTTACGTTTGGCTTCAGTTTATTTGTTCCTTGCCCCATTTCAAAAATTCCTTCTTGCATCGCCTCGACACAGTGTGCGACGTGACTAGGGTCGCGCATCAAAGCCGCCCCTGCACTCCGACCACGGACAGCGTTGGATGGACATCCGCAATTCAAATTGATATCGACATAGCCCCCATAGGCAGCTCCAATGGCAGCAGCTTGACGCAGCACTTCGGGATCACCTCCGCCTATTTGTAAAACTACAGCTCCCACGGGAGCGCTGCTGGAAGGACAATTGGACGCGTGCCCAATCAGATCAGTCAAGGTTCGCTCGACAACATCAGTAGTTTCTTTAGCCGACAGGAGGTGATACTCCTTACCGGGATCTCGCCGTAACCGCTCCATTACTTCCTGGATTTCCTCAGGTGCAATAGTTGCCTCATGCGCGTCCGTGGTTAGGTAAAGGGCACGAGCTCGTCGAAAGGCTTGGACAATCTGGGAAGCCGGCACCATTTCGGTGTATAAATGGGTCCGCTCACTAAAGAGTCGGACGAAGTATCGGTAGTGTCGGTTGGTATGACCCATCATGGGAGCAATGGAAAACAGTTCTTTCGAGTTTCCGCAATCACCCGTGACGGTAGGAAGCGGCAAGGATGTGAACGAATCGCGATTCCTCAGCGGTGACGGAAGAGGTGACAGCGCACATGCCGTTCCCCGAAAGAGCCGTGTCATTACGGACAAGCAAATCACAATCAAGCAATTCCAAAGCATGTATTGCAACAATTCTGGGAATTCACTACTTGGTGCGAGGCAATTTGCTCGACGCCTCCGccagttacagttagtacaAATCGGCGGTTTCAAATTGTCTCGACCCGAAAAACAATCTGAATTTGTGGATGCCAGAGTTTACAGTGATGTTTGCTTTTGAAGTGGGTGTGAAAAGTTTCTACGAGGCGATGCGGAAGCAATTTCAAAGTAGCAGTACCCTTAGTGCAATAACCAATTTTTTCCTTCACGTCAGCTTTTTCTCTGTATGCGCATCCGAAGCTGAAAGaactctagctagctagctagagctatCTATCAACATAATGAATTTTGGACTGTGTAAAGCTTGGTAAAAAGCTGAATTGAGGCCATCTGTTCCCGTTAGATGAAGACACAGATTTGCAATGAGTGTACCACCAGTGCTGACAAATATTGAAAGGATGTCAATACTGCAACTATAAACGCCATTGAAGTGGGATTTTTTGGTAATATGCATATACTTGTTGACTTACGATGTCTTCATCCAGTTCGAACTTATACGATGTCATTATCCAGGTCGAACTTATCCGGAGATTCTTTTTAAAAACTTGTGCAGACCCGTAAACAATGTTTCTGTGAGATCAGCCAACATGAAGGCCCTTGTTCCCAACCTGATCCACTTGTAGATTACTATTCCTCTCGCCGTCTTCGCTTAGGCGGTGCTCCATTGGTTTTATTTGGAAATGTTGATCGCCGGGTGTTATTGGCAGATGGCTGTCGCTGGTCGTGTAATCGAGGGCGTTCGCCATCACCCTGATTTTGCGGCGGTCGTCCGGCATGGTTGCTGTTCGCAGGAGAGCCACGATTGTAGCCGCCATAACTTCTTTTGCCTTGCGCCAGGTTCGCATCGCTCCCTTGACTTCGCGGTCCGTACTTTTCTCCGTCGACCGGTCTGGTGAGTGGCGTATCCGTCCGCGTTCCTCTGGAATGAGTTGCGCCATTCCGTACGGGCTCTGGCGGTTGACGACGAGACCGTGGATCAAAACTGCTACGTTTCCGACTGCCTGCATCTCGAGCAGACAAGTGAAGAGGCCGGGGCGACGAAGAACGTCGGAGGTTGTTTCcttgatgttgttgctgctgctgcggcGGTTGATTGACGGTTCGCAAGTCAACCACGGTTCGATCGGCCAAAAGGTCAAAGTCTACCAGTCGGGCCAAACCCCGATCCAAATCGAACGCCGTCAGCTTCGAGTTGTTACTGTGATTTCTTGAAAGTGAGTTCCACCCGTGTACCACTTTCTGTAACAGCTCTAAAGACCGCTCGTGCATGTCGCGAATTACCGACACGGGAACGTACCGACCAGAGGTCAGCAATCGATTCACGTTCCGATCTATGAGCTCTGGCAGTGTTGCCTGAAGCCCAAAAAGTTCTTGCGGAACCTTGTCCGCCAGGTCCATTTCTGAATTGTTCAGAACACGGAGTCGCGCCTTTTTGTCACTGTAGACTACAAAGCGGACAGGTCGGCGGGTGGAGGCTGCCATAACGAGAGCCATCCGGTAGTCACTCGGCCGCGTGTTGGTGTTGCCCCATGCCACTGGTCGGTCGATTGGGCATGCGTATAGCGCTTTTTCAGACGATTCCAGTCCAGTTGTAGAGTGGGTTCCGTCACGTCGGAATATGCGCTCCCGCACAAAAAGGTCTACCGTCTGTGGCAGCAGTGCCACCATAGTCTGGTCCTGCATACAGCGTTCCACTGCGTTGACTAGTAAGGTTTGTACAGATTTCGATGTAGTAGATTCGCAGTGATCCATCCCCACGATATTGCCGATGATGGCATTGCGAAATTCCGATTCTGTCAAATTCCCCGCTACTCTTTGAAGCACGGTTCGGAGCTCTCGTTGATCATTTCCCTGGATTCGTTCCGCCAAAGACTTGCCACAAATACAGTGCGTACGTAGCTCTTCGGGATAGGAATTGGCTGTGTTGGTGAGAAAATATTCCGTATTCAGTGGTACATATGTGTCTGGCTGGTCATCCAGCGACACATCATCAATGGAGACTTGCGAGTAGTCCGGACTttgtctttgttgttgttgcagccaGGTAGTCTTGCCGGCGCAGGGTGGTCCAATCGTAATATACAGGGGCGCCGGTTGGTCCGATTTTGAAAAActcaactcacagtcagtagtcGCAGTGCTTTCCGTTTGCATTGCAACGTGGACCTTGGGCTGCGTCAACAAAAAGCTACGCGCGAAAGGAAAGAGTACCACGAAAGAAAAGGTTAGGTAGCCAGCTTGTCGCTTGCTAGCAAAAGGCATGAAAGGTCGTCCGCACCAACAGTCAATCCTTCTCTTAGAACAGATTTGCATTGACGCTGCACTGGGGACCTTAAGAGCGAGTCACAGTCCGTGCAATCGATTACGATCGTGAATGGTGTTGCCCGCTTACCGGCCCTTTCGTTCATCGAAATCGGGGTCCAGGAGTTATGCTCGATCCGGATTCGCCACGGACCCGGTAGTttcgttttacagttagcggaACTTGGAAAAATGAAGACTACACTTATTACAATTACTGTGTAACCTTTAAGTCTTTAAAATACAAACTGCACCAACATAGTCAAGGCGCTCctcctttcacagtcaggatCCAAGGAGTTGCATCCCGTACGTGCTCTATCCCTCTAAGCGTCTCTATACAGTCGATTTTAGAGCTAAAACAACGTCATATCATACTTGGTGTTGTGCTGACCAGTCAACGGGGTACCTACGCCAGTAGACCTTCATTGTAGCTAGGTTATCATTCCAGTTCAATCACACAGAATCAATGCACGTCCATTTTGCGGTATAGACCACCAAAGAGGTCAAGAGAGTCATAGAGGAAATCCTCGTATGTAGGAGCATTTGCACATCAAAAGGGTCGCCAATGCTGAGCAAAGAACAATACCTCTGTCACTCCTACCCGAAAAAGTAGATGCTCGCGCGAGCGCCTCGGCTGAGAAAATTCATAAAAAAGTAGGACGGTACGTAAACCTCGGTGTTCATAAATACAAACAAGAATTTTATGTGAACTAGACCATTTCGCTATTGCTGCTTTGAGGCCGACTTCGCCTCCGCAGTTTCACACGAAGAGATCGCCAGAAGCGCCTCAGATAGAACAACAAGACTGCACGAGACCTTGAAAAGTAAAGGCCTGCCGTCACCATCCCGCAACCGATAATTATACTTACAGGGATGCATGCAACAATCAGTAGAGTAGTAGTATACTGTCGATCATAGTAGAAGTAGCCACCATAAGTGTTGCCGAAATAGCCAACTATCGCATAGTACAAGAGAATACAAACCGATAAAGGCGCTCCGATCCACCCACCCAGCTGAAGTACAGGATGGTCCAGCGCGAGGCCCATACCTAGTCCAATAGTCCCCATTACCGGAAATTCTCGGTTCACAAAAGCTAAAACCAATTGCACCACAATGACGCTATATATTCCCCATAGCACCATCTCtcggacggcaaggctgAGTGATGCCGTGCACAAGCATATGAATGTAAAAACAAGCAATACTGGACTCAGCATGTCTAGCCAAGTTTCTTCCAGCCAAAGTCGGACTGCAAAGATAGACAACGCCAAGCAACCTGCTCCCGACTTTGTCTTGATGAATAGTAGGAGCACCAGCGCCGAAAGAAACAGAGATATTGCGGCAGCAACGTACCCAATGCCGCTAGTCCAGCGGAAACATCTACTTCCTTCGTTCCTCAAGGGTTGTTGAAAATCGGGGAAGGAAGTTGAGTTTGCAACTACAGTATACATCATCGACTGCGGGTCCAGCTGTATGATATGCAAAACCTCTTGATACGACGACCACTCATCAACAAATCTATCCTCTTGCAGCCTGATCCAGTATCGTCCATCGTGAGCTTTGCCAACGGATTCTAACCATCCCCCTCCGTCACTGTTTAGAAGAGTTGTGTTTCGAAATCCCTGACTTATGTTTTCATTGGAAGATACACACGCAACTGCTTGCGTTGTGTATTCATAtatttcctcgtcgtcgtgtcCAACAAACTCCGTATAGAGGAAACAGAATCCTTCCATTGTTTCACCAGAACCTTCGTTAATACTCACGAAGCTATGCGGTTCGTGGAGTTGACTGTACACAGTAAGATTTCCATTTACGTTGGTCGCAACTAGTGTTTCCGTATCCATATAGGAATCCCAACCATGATGTTCCTTTTCGGCCATTCTACCGCGAAAGTAAGTAGTTCCGTCACTCATATGAATGTATGATGATCCATCAGAATATGAATATCTCTGACTTGCCCATTCCTTTAGTTCTTGCGGGATATTTTCTAACGAGTCAATATCAAATTCCACGGAATCacctgactgtgatgtgATACTCTTCAAGCACATGGAAGATCCTTCGGAGCTGTACAAAAATATCAAAAGTGATAGCGCAGTCAGACAAGCAGTCACTGTGAGTGCCGTCAGTAGGTACAACAGGCTGACCAAGATTGGGACGGTCGGTTGCCGCGCTGGGTCCCTAAATAGATACGAGTCTATCTTTTGGGTCACCCGAGCGTGTACCAGGTCCAGTTCGCTGTAGTTCAAGTCCAACTTGTGCAACGGTGCCGTTCTTGGCCTGTTCAGATTCTCATTTGCGACTGGCCGTCCTTGAGGCTCTTCTTGCTGAGCCTTTCGCGCAAGCAATTCCATGCCCTTCTTGAGACGTACTGTGAACCAGTAAAAGACAATAGCATCCAGGCAAGCTAAGAGGGCTACCATCCCGCATTTGACAATCCATGATTGCAGTTCGAGCGCACTGAACTGCGCAAGCCCGAAATCCCTTCGCTCGTCGGAATCGAAGTCGTCGTTCAATACAGCGTGCGTCGAGTTTCCCACAATATACGAAGGCGAGTATTGTAGATTGTATAGGGTGATTAAAGCGAGAAGGATCGTGTTAACGAGGAGCAGACCCAGCGGAAACCTGGCAAAGATCCACCAGAATCTCCATCCAGCAACAGGCGCCATcgcctcttcttcttcgtcgtcatcatcattctCCTCTTCCGCATCGTTTTCGACTGGTGTGTTCATGATTTCCAAGGTTTCCATCCGGCGTTCTTCTGCCTCGGAAGAAATTCCCGTGGCGCGTCTGTTGTGGCGGTCGGCAGCAGTTGACTCCGGTCCCGTAGTAAACGCGTTCATCCTTTTCGTGTCGACGACGGGTGCGTATATGCGATACGTGTATTTGATACGTAAATGCGATACGTGTATGGATGTTCCTTCCGTCCGTCGATAAATCCCGACAACCCGCAGTCGAAAGTGTTCTGCCTGGAAACGGAGCTATTACAGATTGCGTAGCAAGCGCTTCTCTACTGGAAGGATAGAAACGTAACCACCAAGAGTGTTTCGTACGGGACAAATGGAGGATCTTTGGTGAAATGCTGAAAGTTTCAAAGCCGAAAACGGACTCGGAAGTGAACGATCGTCGATGACAGATGCTGACAGCTACCGTGACGAACGCGAGACAACATTGTTGACAGAATCCTGCACGAACGAGGGTACCGCAAATAGACACACGTTGCAAAAGATACCTCTTTGGGGGAAAGAAAGATCCACGTGCCAATTATAACACATTTTGACAGAAAGAAGAGCGGCCAGAGTTCGATGGAATCACAGGTCTCTCTTCTCAGACAGGAAAAAGAATCAAATTCTGACGG from Phaeodactylum tricornutum CCAP 1055/1 chromosome 11, complete sequence carries:
- a CDS encoding predicted protein → MNAFTTGPESTAADRHNRRATGISSEAEERRMETLEIMNTPVENDAEEENDDDDEEEEAMAPVAGWRFWWIFARFPLGLLLVNTILLALITLYNLQYSPSYIVGNSTHAVLNDDFDSDERRDFGLAQFSALELQSWIVKCGMVALLACLDAIVFYWFTVRLKKGMELLARKAQQEEPQGRPVANENLNRPRTAPLHKLDLNYSELDLVHARGPSAATDRPNLGQPVVPTDGTHSDCLSDCAITFDIFVQLRRIFHVLEEYHITVRMAEKEHHGWDSYMDTETLVATNVNGNLTVYSQLHEPHSFVSINEGSGETMEGFCFLYTEFVGHDDEEIYEYTTQAVACVSSNENISQGFRNTTLLNSDGGGWLESVGKAHDGRYWIRLQEDRFVDEWSSYQEVLHIIQLDPQSMMYTVVANSTSFPDFQQPLRNEGSRCFRWTSGIGYVAAAISLFLSALVLLLFIKTKSGAGCLALSIFAVRLWLEETWLDMLSPVLLVFTFICLCTASLSLAVREMVLWGIYSVIVVQLVLAFVNREFPVMGTIGLGMGLALDHPVLQLGGWIGAPLSVCILLYYAIVGYFGNTYGGYFYYDRQYTTTLLIVACIPVSCSLVVLSEALLAISSCETAEAKSASKQQ